The proteins below are encoded in one region of Macaca nemestrina isolate mMacNem1 chromosome 10, mMacNem.hap1, whole genome shotgun sequence:
- the LOC105474341 gene encoding transmembrane and death domain protein 1 produces the protein MEARTPAGAFVLALWVWAWAPAGAVDAMGPHAAVRLAELLTPEECGHFRSLLEAPEPDVEGELSRLSEDRLARPEPLNTTSGSPSPRRRRRRRRRRRREAAEDPAGGAAGPGEVSDGCREALAAWLAPQAASLSWDRLARALRRSGRPDVARELGKNLHQQATLQLRKFGQRFLQQPSGAARAALAPALRPRRAAVSARDWDALELIVERLPQPLYERSPMGWAGPLALGLLTGFVGALGTGALLVLLTLWITGGDEAWPGSPSPLVTVQGCWETKPLLPKERGAPPGAWAANGPDSPSPHSAPALSCKMGAQSWESGALDGL, from the coding sequence ATGGAGGCGCGGACTCCGGCGGGCGCCTTCGTCCTGGCGCTCTGGGTTTGGGCGTGGGCTCCGGCAGGGGCCGTGGACGCTATGGGCCCTCACGCAGCCGTCCGTCTGGCCGAACTGCTGACCCCGGAGGAGTGCGGCCATTTCCGGTCGCTCCTGGAGGCGCCCGAGCCCGACGTGGAGGGCGAGTTGTCCCGGCTTTCTGAGGACCGGCTGGCGCGGCCCGAGCCGCTCAACACCACGTCGGGGTCTCCGAgcccgcggcggcggcggcggcggcggcggcggcggcggcgagagGCTGCCGAGGACCCGGCAGGCGGGgcagccgggcccggagaggtgTCCGACGGCTGCCGGGAGGCGCTGGCGGCCTGGCTGGCCCCCCAGGCCGCGTCCCTGTCCTGGGACCGCCTGGCCCGGGCCCTGCGGCGCAGCGGCCGCCCCGACGTGGCCAGGGAGCTGGGCAAGAACCTCCACCAGCAGGCGACGCTGCAGCTGCGCAAGTTCGGGCAGCGCTTCCTGCAGCAGCCCAGCGGCGCCGCCCGCGCGGCCCTTGCCCCGGCCCTGCGCCCCCGGCGTGCCGCGGTTTCAGCGCGGGACTGGGACGCCCTGGAGCTGATTGTGGAGCGCCTGCCGCAGCCCCTGTATGAGCGGAGCCCCATGGGTTGGGCGGGGCCACTGGCGCTCGGCCTCCTCACCGGTTTCGTGGGGGCGCTGGGCACCGGGGCGCTGCTCGTCCTGCTCACGCTGTGGATCACCGGAGGCGACGAGGCGTGGCCCGGCAGCCCCAGCCCGCTCGTCACGGTGCAGGGCTGTTGGGAAACAAAGCCGCTCCTTCCTAAAGAGCGGGGCGCACCCCCGGGAGCCTGGGCTGCAAATGGGCCAGATTCTCCCTCACCTCACAGTGCCCCTgccctcagctgtaaaatgggagcCCAGTCTTGGGAGAGTGGTGCTTTGGACGGTTTATAA